In one Paracoccus everestensis genomic region, the following are encoded:
- a CDS encoding lytic transglycosylase domain-containing protein: MTFFPTIKAGLCAILIAGLALPAGAEGLRLSGSSSKSRAEQFARQTRLMDSRLATQYQQSARLQPNGRSSSSGGSSVDIQLSANIPAYRGKRSDFIPHARAAARQHGIPEDLFLRLVQQESGWNPRARSHKGATGLAQLMPGTAAKLGVNPNDPVQNLNGGARYLRMMYNQFGNWRLALAAYNAGPGAVQKYNGIPPYRETRNYVRIIAGS; the protein is encoded by the coding sequence ATGACATTCTTCCCAACCATCAAGGCGGGTCTGTGCGCGATCCTGATCGCAGGACTGGCCTTGCCAGCAGGGGCCGAGGGGCTGCGCCTGTCAGGCAGTTCGTCGAAATCGCGCGCCGAACAGTTCGCCCGCCAGACCCGCCTGATGGATTCGCGGCTGGCCACCCAGTATCAGCAATCGGCGCGGTTGCAGCCCAACGGCCGCAGCAGCAGCAGCGGCGGCAGTTCGGTCGATATCCAGCTATCCGCCAACATCCCCGCCTATCGCGGCAAGCGCAGCGATTTCATTCCCCATGCCCGCGCGGCCGCCCGCCAGCACGGCATCCCCGAGGATCTGTTCCTGCGCCTGGTCCAGCAGGAATCGGGTTGGAACCCGCGTGCGCGGTCGCACAAGGGCGCAACGGGCCTTGCCCAGCTGATGCCGGGAACGGCGGCCAAGCTGGGCGTGAACCCGAACGATCCGGTGCAGAACCTGAATGGCGGTGCGCGCTATCTGCGGATGATGTACAACCAGTTCGGCAACTGGCGCCTGGCGCTTGCAGCCTATAACGCCGGACCGGGCGCGGTGCAGAAATACAACGGCATCCCCCCTTACCGCGAAACGCGCAACTATGTGCGGATCATCGCGGGAAGCTGA
- the ssb gene encoding single-stranded DNA-binding protein, which yields MAGSVNKVILIGNLGADPEIRTFQNGGKIANLRIATSETWKDRSTGERKERTEWHTVVIHSEPLVRVAEQYLKKGSKIYVEGQLETRKWQDQSGADRYSTEVALRPYRSELTMLEGRGGAGGGGSRDGGGYDDYDRGGSSSGSQGGGSQGGGGSSRSDYDDEIPF from the coding sequence ATGGCAGGCAGCGTCAACAAGGTCATCCTGATCGGCAATCTGGGCGCCGACCCCGAAATCCGCACGTTTCAAAATGGCGGCAAGATCGCGAACCTGCGCATCGCCACGTCCGAAACGTGGAAGGACCGCAGCACGGGCGAGCGCAAGGAAAGGACCGAATGGCATACGGTCGTCATTCATTCCGAACCCCTGGTCCGCGTGGCCGAGCAGTATCTGAAGAAGGGCAGCAAGATCTATGTCGAGGGGCAACTGGAAACCCGCAAATGGCAGGACCAGTCGGGGGCCGACCGTTATTCGACCGAGGTCGCGCTGCGCCCCTATCGCAGCGAACTGACGATGCTGGAAGGCCGGGGCGGTGCAGGTGGCGGCGGTAGCCGTGACGGGGGCGGCTATGACGATTACGACCGCGGCGGCTCGTCCTCGGGCAGCCAGGGCGGCGGCAGCCAGGGCGGTGGCGGCAGCAGCCGCAGCGATTACGACGACGAAATCCCGTTCTGA